TCATTTTTTTCGATAAAATAATTGCTTTTAGGCATGTTTTAAACCGCCAGGAATTTTTAGGTAGTTAAGTAATATTTCTTACTTATAATATACATATTACTACAGCAATTTCTAAGTTACTTCGGAAAATATACCTTAGTCGGGCTTTGTGGATTCGTAGTGAGCGGTTTACCGCTCATAATTTTGATTTTAAGGGCTGAAGCGCTTACTACAGTCGATTCGTAGTCAGCGGTTTACCGCTCGTAATTTTGATTTTAAGCGCAAAGAGCGCTTACTACGAAAGAATATTTATTATTTTCACGCTCCTAAAAAGCGGATGCTGATGATATTTCTCCTGCTTTAACGAAAAGAATTTGCGAGGAATTTAACCATTGAGAATCAAAAGAACCGAGGTGAGTTGTAGTAATTAAAGTTTGAAAACGGTCTTGAATGGTATCAAGTAATTGATTTTGCCGGGATGGATCTAACTCAGCAAGAACATCATCAAGCAATAACAGTGGTGGTTCTCCAACGACTTCTTCAATTAGTTGTAATTCTGCTAGTTTTAAAGCTAGTACTAGCGTTCTTTGTTGACCTTGAGAACCGTATTGACGAGCAGGTGTTTGATTGATAGTTAATTCTACTTCGTCGCGGTGGGGACCGACAAGGGTTGTGCCTTGACGAAGTTCGGCAACAGATCGAAGCTGAATTTTTTCTAAAAAAGCTTGCTGTATTTGTTCTGGATGGTTTTGCTCTAAAGCAACACTAGGGACGTAATTAATTTCTAAAATTTCTGTACTACCGCTGATGCTAGCGTGCCAAGCTTGAGCAATCGGTGCTAATCGTTGTAAAGCGCGATCGCGTCTTCTAATTACTCGTGTTCCCGTGGTAGCTAATTGTGCATCCCACAAAGCAAGTTCTGAGTCTTGAGTGCTAAGTGCTGAGTCTTGATTTTGTTTCAAAAAAGCATTACGCTGTCGCAACACCTGATTATATTGCTGCAAAATGTGAGCATAAATCGGCTCAAGTTGAATTAAAAGCGTATCTAACCAGTTTCGCCGATTTTCCGGACCACCGCGCACCAGTTCTAAATCTAAGCTAGAAAATTGTACCGCATTCAACACACCGAGAAAATCCATCTGACGCCGCAAATTCTCG
Above is a genomic segment from Tolypothrix sp. NIES-4075 containing:
- the recF gene encoding DNA replication/repair protein RecF (All proteins in this family for which functions are known are DNA-binding proteins that assist the filamentation of RecA onto DNA for the initiation of recombination or recombinational repair.) codes for the protein MYLKSIHLRQFRNYKEQQVDFTAAKTILVGNNAQGKSNLLEAVELLATLRSHRMARDRDLIQDGEVASQINATLQRQTGVSDLTLTLRRNGRRTVALNSENLRRQMDFLGVLNAVQFSSLDLELVRGGPENRRNWLDTLLIQLEPIYAHILQQYNQVLRQRNAFLKQNQDSALSTQDSELALWDAQLATTGTRVIRRRDRALQRLAPIAQAWHASISGSTEILEINYVPSVALEQNHPEQIQQAFLEKIQLRSVAELRQGTTLVGPHRDEVELTINQTPARQYGSQGQQRTLVLALKLAELQLIEEVVGEPPLLLLDDVLAELDPSRQNQLLDTIQDRFQTLITTTHLGSFDSQWLNSSQILFVKAGEISSASAF